A stretch of the Teredinibacter haidensis genome encodes the following:
- a CDS encoding GNAT family N-acetyltransferase — protein MNITENSREYLADFIRLNEEWIGHYFAIEETDRNLASNPFKIIEDGGYIFSLISGDKVIGVCALFNEGEGVFELARMAISPAYQGNGYGNRLIEHCLSKLKKINAQRVYLVSNTKLGTAIGLYKKYGFQTVSEGPHPVYSRANIVMERHVL, from the coding sequence ATGAACATCACCGAGAATTCCAGAGAATATTTAGCAGATTTTATTCGCCTCAATGAGGAGTGGATTGGCCATTATTTTGCAATCGAAGAAACTGACAGAAACTTAGCTTCTAACCCATTTAAGATCATCGAAGATGGGGGTTATATTTTCTCTTTGATTTCAGGAGATAAAGTCATAGGCGTATGTGCATTATTTAATGAAGGTGAGGGTGTTTTTGAGCTTGCAAGAATGGCCATTTCTCCAGCATACCAAGGAAATGGTTACGGAAACCGGCTAATTGAGCATTGCCTTTCAAAGCTCAAAAAAATTAACGCCCAAAGAGTTTATTTGGTTTCAAACACTAAGCTAGGTACTGCTATAGGTTTATACAAAAAATATGGTTTCCAAACTGTCTCAGAAGGGCCTCACCCTGTATATTCAAGGGCAAATATAGTTATGGAGCGTCATGTCTTATAA
- a CDS encoding L,D-transpeptidase family protein, whose amino-acid sequence MNKLKPIIFLLSILLGLESLAVEIPTSARAERSIASVEPALKKELSNLGLKYGAPIFIRIFKDPGVLEVWVESDDGTFVNFKNYDICTFSGNLGPKLKQGDNQSPEGFYYVNAGRLNPWSSYHLSFNLGYPNKYDRLQGRTGSALMVHGSCVSIGCYAMTDAYINEIYALGVAALKSGQPYFRVHSFPFKLEGVTLLKYSSNQWHSFWLNLKEGYDYFNKHKQPPNVEVSNGKYVFGA is encoded by the coding sequence ATGAATAAACTAAAACCAATCATATTCTTGCTTTCTATCTTATTGGGCCTTGAGTCTCTTGCAGTAGAAATCCCAACAAGTGCCCGAGCAGAAAGATCCATAGCAAGCGTAGAGCCAGCGTTGAAGAAGGAGCTATCGAATCTAGGTCTTAAATACGGGGCACCTATATTTATCCGTATCTTCAAAGACCCTGGGGTACTTGAAGTATGGGTTGAGTCCGATGATGGAACCTTCGTAAACTTCAAAAACTATGATATCTGCACCTTTTCAGGCAATCTCGGTCCGAAGCTGAAGCAAGGTGACAACCAAAGCCCTGAGGGCTTCTACTATGTTAATGCAGGCAGGCTAAACCCCTGGAGTAGTTACCACTTATCTTTCAATTTAGGCTACCCCAATAAATACGACCGCTTGCAAGGCCGTACCGGTAGTGCACTGATGGTTCATGGCAGCTGCGTATCCATAGGTTGCTACGCGATGACCGACGCATATATTAATGAAATTTACGCCCTTGGCGTTGCTGCGCTAAAATCTGGGCAACCCTATTTTAGGGTTCATTCATTCCCTTTCAAACTTGAGGGCGTTACCCTATTAAAATACAGCTCAAATCAGTGGCATTCGTTTTGGCTTAACCTCAAAGAGGGTTATGATTACTTCAATAAACATAAACAACCGCCAAACGTTGAGGTATCCAATGGTAAATATGTGTTCGGCGCGTAA